In Candidatus Paceibacterota bacterium, the following proteins share a genomic window:
- the lepB gene encoding signal peptidase I — MKKFVKETLGVVILSVIIVLPVRIFIAQPFIVSGASMDNSFAGGNYLIIDELSYRFEAPKRGDVIVFKVPEEALVLSHYALDKTVFFIKRVIGLPGETIEIDGDKVTIFNTENPKGLVLSEPYVYIDKLSPYYTVVNKKITLGADEYFVMGDNRHNSSDSRFWGTLKKENIKGRAFVRLFPFTQISLFPGEYNQY; from the coding sequence ATGAAAAAATTCGTCAAAGAAACCCTCGGCGTGGTAATCCTATCCGTAATAATCGTTCTCCCCGTCCGCATATTCATAGCCCAGCCATTTATCGTTTCTGGAGCATCTATGGATAATTCTTTTGCCGGCGGTAACTATTTAATAATAGATGAGCTTTCATATAGATTTGAAGCCCCAAAAAGGGGTGATGTTATTGTTTTTAAAGTGCCAGAAGAAGCCCTCGTACTTTCTCACTATGCATTAGACAAGACTGTATTTTTTATCAAAAGAGTTATCGGCCTTCCGGGTGAGACAATAGAAATAGATGGCGATAAAGTTACAATCTTTAATACAGAAAATCCAAAAGGTCTTGTACTTAGTGAGCCTTACGTTTATATAGACAAGCTCTCCCCTTACTACACGGTTGTAAATAAAAAAATCACCCTTGGTGCAGACGAATATTTTGTTATGGGAGACAATCGCCACAACAGCTCCGATTCAAGATTCTGGGGTACACTGAAAAAGGAAAATATAAAAGGCCGAGCATTTGTCCGTCTTTTCCCTTTCACACAGATATCACTTTTCCCAGGAGAATATAATCAATATTAA
- a CDS encoding His/Gly/Thr/Pro-type tRNA ligase C-terminal domain-containing protein, whose translation MTKQKKTRRVAESKFINFTPIDKAVEAAIYYGFTPTKHPKANKEDLVRISALKESWAKSCAEMPWVFSTEFAEERAAFLREYFEQSMNILPQPVMLVYESETGKERGKNSFNLEVVGTPKSIAEALLIKTAVAILEDNGYKNLSIEINSIGDKESLNKFARELTNYYKKNINELSPHCRQNFKKDAFYVLNCDKCECTKLKEGAPTSVGCLSDESRVQFKEVFEYIETMGIPFKINNCLVPDRKYCSQTIFEIKDNESEDALAIGFRYDGLAQKIGHKKDLPGVGLKVFLKKKSTIKKVSKLNKPTAFYVQLGDDAKHKSLEVIEALRKEKIFIYHMLGRDKFGSQFALVEKSKVPYVIIMGKKESLENSVMIRENATRTQETIKISDLAKYLKKLKA comes from the coding sequence ATGACAAAACAGAAAAAAACGAGAAGGGTGGCTGAATCAAAATTTATAAACTTTACACCAATAGACAAAGCTGTTGAAGCTGCGATTTATTATGGCTTTACACCGACAAAACACCCTAAGGCAAATAAAGAAGATCTTGTAAGGATTTCTGCATTAAAAGAAAGTTGGGCCAAAAGCTGCGCCGAAATGCCTTGGGTTTTCTCTACAGAATTTGCTGAAGAAAGAGCTGCGTTTTTGAGAGAATATTTTGAACAAAGCATGAATATACTCCCCCAGCCAGTAATGCTCGTCTATGAAAGCGAAACAGGAAAAGAAAGAGGGAAAAATTCTTTCAATCTTGAAGTTGTAGGTACACCAAAGAGTATTGCCGAAGCCCTTCTTATAAAAACAGCTGTAGCCATACTCGAAGATAATGGCTATAAGAATCTTTCAATAGAAATCAATAGTATTGGTGACAAAGAATCTTTAAATAAATTTGCAAGAGAGCTTACAAACTACTACAAGAAAAATATAAATGAGCTCTCTCCTCATTGCAGGCAAAATTTTAAGAAAGATGCCTTTTATGTTCTCAATTGTGATAAGTGTGAGTGTACAAAGTTAAAAGAAGGGGCACCCACTTCTGTGGGATGTCTTTCTGATGAGAGCCGGGTACAATTTAAAGAAGTCTTTGAATATATTGAGACAATGGGAATACCTTTTAAGATAAATAACTGCCTTGTACCAGATAGAAAGTATTGTTCACAGACTATCTTTGAAATTAAAGATAATGAAAGTGAAGATGCCCTAGCTATCGGCTTTAGATACGACGGGCTTGCACAGAAAATCGGTCACAAGAAAGATTTACCTGGAGTTGGATTAAAAGTCTTCCTTAAGAAAAAGTCTACTATTAAAAAAGTCTCAAAACTTAATAAACCCACTGCTTTCTATGTGCAACTTGGCGATGATGCAAAACATAAAAGTTTGGAAGTAATAGAGGCTCTTAGAAAAGAAAAAATATTTATTTATCATATGCTTGGAAGGGATAAATTTGGTAGCCAGTTTGCACTTGTAGAAAAGTCTAAGGTCCCTTATGTGATTATTATGGGCAAAAAAGAATCGCTGGAAAACTCCGTGATGATAAGAGAAAATGCCACGAGAACACAAGAGACCATCAAAATAAGTGATTTAGCAAAGTATTTGAAGAAACTTAAGGCCTAA
- the ybeY gene encoding rRNA maturation RNase YbeY, producing the protein MKKDGNFIIINKTKGKLPSLPFLNMKNYVLGEDYSLSLVIVGKKKIRDLNKKYRGIDSSTDILSFPLEKKLGEIFICQDIAREKAPLFEREYNNFLSYLFIHGLVHLLGYDHGIKMEEVEIVNRKHFQI; encoded by the coding sequence ATGAAAAAAGACGGTAATTTCATAATAATAAACAAGACGAAAGGCAAGCTCCCAAGCTTGCCATTTCTCAATATGAAAAATTACGTCTTGGGGGAAGACTACTCCCTCTCGCTTGTAATAGTCGGCAAAAAGAAGATCAGAGATTTAAATAAAAAATATCGCGGTATAGATTCATCCACAGATATTTTAAGTTTCCCGCTTGAAAAGAAACTTGGAGAAATATTTATTTGCCAAGACATTGCCAGAGAGAAGGCTCCATTGTTTGAAAGAGAATATAATAATTTCTTATCATATTTATTTATACATGGGCTAGTTCATTTGTTGGGATATGACCACGGCATAAAGATGGAAGAGGTAGAAATAGTAAACAGAAAGCATTTTCAAATTTAA
- the ftsA gene encoding cell division protein FtsA — MSQRISVGIDIGTYQIKVVVAEDVKNENGITSARVIGSGYIESKGLRHGYILNTPDVARSLKIAITQAERTSKIRIKRAYVSIGGIGISGIMSKGSVMISKADSEITDLDVRNVLAVAEEELSQNSLMNKKIVHAIPVSYKIDGQVVIGRPAGMRGTKLEVKALFVTCLEQHLNDLIKAVEEAGVEVLDVMASPLAASIVSLTKVQKIAGCVLANIGSETVSIVVFENNTPISLEVFPIGSTDITNDIALGFKIPIDEAEHVKMGSVLSDSQYPRKKLEEIILARLSDIFDLVEVHLKKIGRSGLLPAGIVLTGGGASLSTIEEIAKDSLKLPSKVASINFISNIKNSQLSDSSWSVAYGLAVWGISNSSDIPTGIRLPRNTIKKMTDWFGQFLP, encoded by the coding sequence ATGTCACAAAGAATATCAGTAGGAATAGATATCGGAACATACCAAATAAAAGTGGTTGTCGCTGAGGATGTAAAGAATGAAAATGGCATTACAAGTGCACGTGTTATCGGTAGTGGCTATATTGAATCAAAGGGTTTAAGACACGGATATATACTCAACACCCCTGATGTGGCAAGAAGTTTAAAAATCGCAATAACTCAGGCTGAAAGAACCTCTAAAATAAGAATCAAAAGAGCATACGTCTCAATAGGTGGAATTGGTATTTCTGGGATTATGTCAAAGGGTTCTGTTATGATCTCAAAAGCTGATTCGGAAATAACAGACCTTGATGTTAGAAATGTCTTAGCTGTTGCGGAAGAAGAATTATCACAAAATTCTTTGATGAATAAAAAGATTGTTCATGCAATTCCTGTTTCATATAAAATAGACGGCCAAGTAGTAATCGGCAGGCCAGCAGGGATGCGTGGTACAAAGCTAGAAGTAAAAGCTCTTTTTGTAACGTGCCTTGAACAACATTTGAATGATCTAATAAAAGCCGTGGAAGAAGCAGGTGTAGAAGTACTAGACGTTATGGCCTCCCCACTTGCTGCAAGTATTGTAAGTCTTACAAAAGTACAAAAAATAGCCGGGTGTGTATTGGCAAATATCGGTTCAGAAACAGTTTCTATAGTTGTATTTGAAAACAACACTCCAATATCACTTGAGGTCTTCCCTATTGGTAGTACCGATATTACAAACGATATTGCTCTTGGATTCAAAATTCCAATAGATGAAGCAGAACATGTGAAAATGGGCTCTGTTCTTTCTGATAGCCAGTATCCGAGAAAAAAACTTGAAGAAATCATTCTCGCCCGACTTTCAGATATTTTTGATCTTGTAGAAGTACATCTAAAAAAGATAGGCAGAAGCGGTCTCTTACCAGCTGGTATTGTACTTACTGGCGGAGGAGCTAGCCTTTCTACAATAGAAGAAATAGCAAAAGACTCTCTTAAACTTCCGTCAAAAGTTGCTTCGATCAATTTTATTTCAAATATTAAAAATAGTCAGCTCAGCGATTCTTCTTGGTCTGTTGCCTATGGGCTTGCCGTCTGGGGTATTAGTAACAGTAGTGATATTCCAACAGGTATTCGCCTTCCGAGAAACACTATAAAAAAGATGACGGATTGGTTTGGACAATTCTTACCATAA
- the ftsZ gene encoding cell division protein FtsZ, producing MPQIKPEVETFARIKVLGVGGSGKNAVNHMISSKVKGIEFIVINTDAQDLHHSLASKKIHIGKNLTKGLGAGMNPEIGKRAAEETREEIQEAIKGADMVFVSCGKGGGTGSGATPVIAKIAKEMGILTVGVVTKPFSFEGTVRNRIAEQAIEELRKNVDALITIPNDRLLATVSRETTAKSAFGMCDDILKQAVEGISDLITMPGTIKNIDFADIKAVLENAGAALMGIGMASGDKRAEEAAKMAISSPLLEVSINGAKGVLFSVAGGDDVTLFEIQDIAKIITDSVDPNAKIIFGTINDDRLKKNEIKVTVIASGFSDIPAKKSLFHGVTNTKPEEKDEKKTSKIFGGSTKEEVKPEPVPEKKDIKIDEDDDWGAVPAFLRRSKIK from the coding sequence ATGCCACAAATAAAACCAGAGGTTGAGACATTTGCAAGAATAAAAGTTCTTGGGGTTGGAGGCTCAGGAAAAAATGCCGTGAATCACATGATAAGTTCCAAAGTAAAAGGGATAGAATTTATCGTAATCAATACAGACGCACAAGATTTACATCACTCACTCGCATCAAAGAAAATCCATATTGGAAAAAATCTTACAAAAGGTCTCGGCGCAGGTATGAATCCTGAGATCGGAAAAAGGGCTGCTGAAGAAACAAGAGAAGAAATACAGGAAGCCATCAAAGGTGCAGATATGGTCTTTGTCTCTTGTGGTAAGGGTGGTGGCACAGGTTCTGGGGCGACTCCGGTTATAGCAAAAATAGCAAAAGAAATGGGTATTCTCACTGTTGGTGTTGTTACAAAACCATTTTCTTTTGAAGGGACGGTAAGAAACAGAATCGCCGAGCAAGCCATTGAAGAACTTAGAAAAAATGTTGATGCTTTGATTACAATTCCTAATGACAGACTTTTAGCTACGGTATCAAGAGAAACAACAGCAAAATCCGCCTTCGGTATGTGTGATGATATTTTAAAACAGGCCGTTGAAGGAATTTCAGATCTTATCACAATGCCAGGAACTATCAAAAATATAGACTTCGCAGACATAAAGGCAGTTTTGGAAAATGCCGGCGCAGCTCTTATGGGTATTGGTATGGCTAGTGGCGACAAGAGAGCAGAAGAAGCAGCCAAGATGGCTATCAGCTCCCCTCTCCTTGAAGTCTCAATAAATGGAGCAAAAGGTGTGCTATTTTCTGTAGCTGGTGGAGATGATGTAACTTTGTTTGAAATTCAAGATATAGCAAAGATAATTACAGATTCTGTAGATCCAAACGCAAAAATAATTTTCGGGACAATAAATGACGACAGATTGAAGAAAAACGAAATTAAAGTCACTGTTATTGCTTCAGGTTTTTCAGATATACCAGCCAAGAAATCGCTTTTCCATGGAGTGACAAATACTAAACCGGAAGAAAAAGATGAGAAAAAAACGTCTAAAATATTCGGCGGTTCGACAAAAGAAGAAGTAAAGCCAGAGCCAGTACCAGAAAAAAAAGATATTAAAATAGATGAAGATGACGACTGGGGTGCTGTACCGGCTTTCTTGAGAAGATCTAAAATAAAATAA